A genomic segment from Streptosporangiales bacterium encodes:
- a CDS encoding FCD domain-containing protein has protein sequence MPTANDTVSLGSTAYTVVKRAILRCQLTPGQQVSESQLAGQYGLGRAAVRTALSRLSQEDLVQPVARSGHLIAPITLAGVRDVFDVRMHLEPPAARRAAGGGADLAVLRELELACRAERYEPGDDDAVDRFLRANTALHVGIVAAGGNSRMAGIVRGLLEASERFFHLALGRTDRNDEMYHEHHDLIDAMVAGNPDQAHAVCVEQIEASKRMVVDALLSTSDLRDVNLA, from the coding sequence ATGCCCACGGCGAACGACACGGTCTCGCTGGGCAGCACCGCCTACACGGTGGTGAAGCGCGCCATCCTCCGCTGCCAGCTGACACCTGGCCAGCAGGTCAGCGAGAGCCAGCTGGCCGGCCAGTACGGGCTCGGCCGCGCGGCCGTCCGTACGGCGTTGAGCCGGCTGAGCCAGGAGGACCTTGTACAGCCGGTCGCGCGCAGCGGCCACCTGATCGCGCCGATCACGCTCGCCGGCGTGCGCGACGTCTTCGACGTCCGGATGCACCTGGAACCGCCGGCCGCGCGCCGGGCCGCGGGCGGCGGCGCCGACCTCGCCGTGCTGCGTGAGCTCGAGCTCGCCTGCCGGGCGGAGCGCTACGAACCTGGCGACGACGACGCCGTCGACCGGTTCCTGCGCGCCAACACCGCACTGCACGTCGGCATCGTCGCCGCCGGCGGCAACAGCAGGATGGCCGGCATCGTGCGCGGGCTACTGGAGGCGAGCGAGCGCTTCTTCCACCTCGCGCTCGGCCGCACCGACAGGAACGACGAGATGTACCACGAGCACCACGACCTGATCGACGCTATGGTCGCCGGCAACCCCGACCAAGCCCACGCGGTGTGCGTAGAGCAGATCGAGGCGTCAAAACGCATGGTCGTGGACGCCCTCCTGTCGACCAGCGACCTCCGCGACGTCAACCTCGCCTGA
- a CDS encoding GuaB3 family IMP dehydrogenase-related protein, with translation MTELEIGRGKRGRVAYGFEDVAIVPSRRTRDPEEVSVAWQIDAYRFEMPLVVPPMDSVVSPATAITVGRLGGLAVLDLEGLWTRYEDPEPLLAEAGELPDEAATRRLQEIYAEPIKEELIGRRIEEVRQGGVVVAGALTPQRTVQYYKTVVDAGADIFVIRGTTVSAEHVSSRAEPLNLKQFIYELDVPVVVGGCATYQAAQHLMRTGAAGVLVGFGGGSAHTTRKVLGVAVPMATAIADVAAARRDYLDESGGRYVHVIADGGMSRSGDMTKALACGADAVMVGSPLARAAEAPGRGWHWGAEATHGELPRGERVHVGTVGSLEQVLLGPSKVPDGSMNFVGALRRAMATTGYSELKEFQRVELVVDPGH, from the coding sequence ATGACGGAGTTGGAGATCGGTCGGGGCAAGCGGGGCCGGGTGGCGTACGGCTTCGAGGACGTGGCGATAGTGCCGTCCAGGCGTACCCGTGACCCTGAAGAGGTTTCCGTCGCGTGGCAGATCGACGCGTACCGGTTCGAGATGCCGCTCGTGGTCCCGCCGATGGACAGCGTCGTCTCGCCGGCCACCGCGATCACCGTGGGGCGGCTCGGCGGCCTCGCCGTGCTCGACCTGGAGGGGCTGTGGACCCGGTACGAGGACCCGGAGCCGTTGCTCGCAGAGGCCGGTGAGCTGCCCGACGAGGCCGCGACCAGGCGGCTGCAGGAGATCTACGCGGAGCCGATCAAGGAGGAGCTGATCGGCCGCCGGATCGAGGAGGTCAGGCAGGGCGGCGTCGTCGTCGCCGGCGCGCTCACCCCGCAACGTACGGTGCAGTACTACAAGACCGTGGTGGATGCCGGCGCCGACATCTTCGTGATCCGTGGCACCACGGTCTCCGCCGAGCACGTGTCCAGCCGGGCCGAGCCGCTGAACCTGAAGCAGTTCATCTACGAGCTCGACGTGCCGGTCGTGGTGGGCGGCTGCGCCACGTACCAGGCCGCGCAGCACCTGATGCGTACCGGCGCGGCGGGCGTGCTCGTCGGGTTCGGCGGCGGCTCCGCGCACACGACGCGGAAGGTGCTCGGCGTCGCGGTGCCGATGGCCACGGCCATCGCGGACGTCGCGGCCGCGCGCCGCGACTACCTGGACGAGTCCGGCGGTCGGTACGTCCACGTGATCGCCGACGGCGGCATGTCGCGCAGCGGCGACATGACGAAGGCGCTCGCCTGCGGCGCCGACGCGGTGATGGTCGGGTCACCGCTCGCGCGGGCGGCGGAGGCCCCGGGCCGCGGCTGGCACTGGGGTGCCGAGGCGACACACGGCGAACTGCCCCGCGGCGAGCGCGTCCACGTCGGCACCGTCGGGTCGCTCGAGCAGGTACTGCTGGGCCCGTCGAAGGTGCCGGACGGCTCGATGAACTTCGTCGGCGCCCTACGCCGCGCCATGGCGACGACCGGCTACTCGGAGCTGAAGGAGTTCCAGCGCGTAGAACTCGTCGTCGACCCCGGCCACTGA